From the Billgrantia sulfidoxydans genome, one window contains:
- a CDS encoding TonB-dependent siderophore receptor, whose protein sequence is MLRPVPLSADFDPLAKAVRKALGLATVSVMMVVSPSLLAQEAGQTAASANELETITVEAEALSLVTEGSDSYRVPRTSTATRLDLTPRETPQSVSTVTRAQMDDFQLDTVNDVLESTPGVTVERLETDRTYYTARGFEVSNFQVDGLRVPMPYNNVHGDIDTVVYDRVEVVRGATGLMSGSGNPGATINFIRKRPTDLPHASVTASVGSWEHRRLDVDVAGPLDGEGKVRGRLVASGLQTDSYLDRLSRERGLLYGVLEADVSDTTQLTVGHTWQQNDTDGNMWGSLPLYDSAGNPTNYDVSTSSAPDWSYWDVETRRSFLELAQELGENWTLKGTVTHLDMLSDTQLLYIYGMPDAATGRVDASQLTISKYDRHLEQWIADLHAKGDIELLGRTHQLVLGSDWSQSRNQQSSLYDAASQGLPPLNEWNGSYPQPSFGEPSFGNDATVKERSFYSAAKLDLADRWTGVVGARLSWLDTVGEQYGSSQDTTYNSVLTPYAGLIFDVTDQASVYASHTEIFQPQTEIDRNGDYLEPIDGVAQEIGIKADLFNGGADASLALFRIEQNNVAQPAGTLPDGTSIYMGGDGITSEGVEVTLAGELAEGWQASVGYTYLEIEDAEGEATNTYIPRNMLRAMTSYRLPFMPQLKVGARVRWQDEIHRERDYLPGETRQDAYTLVDLMASYDISESLTASLNVNNVTDEEYLTSLKWDQAFSGAPRSVMANLTWRY, encoded by the coding sequence ATGTTACGCCCCGTCCCCCTCTCAGCTGATTTCGATCCACTTGCCAAGGCTGTTCGGAAGGCTTTAGGGCTAGCTACCGTCAGTGTCATGATGGTGGTATCTCCATCGCTGCTGGCACAGGAAGCTGGGCAGACCGCCGCTTCTGCCAATGAGCTTGAGACGATCACCGTTGAGGCCGAGGCGCTTTCTCTTGTCACGGAGGGCTCCGACAGCTATCGCGTTCCGCGCACTAGTACCGCTACGCGCCTCGACCTAACGCCTCGCGAGACCCCGCAGTCGGTGTCCACCGTGACTCGGGCGCAAATGGACGATTTCCAGCTCGATACCGTCAATGACGTGCTCGAGAGTACCCCGGGCGTGACGGTTGAGCGGCTCGAGACGGATCGCACCTATTACACCGCTCGCGGGTTCGAGGTGTCGAATTTTCAGGTCGATGGCCTTCGGGTGCCGATGCCTTACAACAACGTTCACGGCGACATAGACACCGTTGTCTATGATCGTGTCGAAGTGGTGCGCGGTGCGACGGGGCTGATGTCTGGCTCGGGCAACCCCGGCGCGACCATTAATTTCATCCGTAAGCGACCCACGGATCTGCCTCATGCCAGCGTCACTGCCAGCGTGGGCTCATGGGAGCATCGGCGTCTAGACGTGGACGTGGCAGGGCCGCTCGACGGCGAGGGAAAGGTGAGAGGGCGCCTTGTGGCCTCGGGGCTACAGACCGATTCCTATCTGGATCGCTTGAGCCGCGAGCGCGGGCTGCTGTATGGCGTGTTGGAAGCGGATGTCAGCGACACCACCCAGTTGACCGTGGGGCACACCTGGCAGCAGAACGATACCGACGGCAACATGTGGGGTTCACTGCCGCTGTATGATTCGGCCGGCAATCCAACCAACTACGATGTTTCCACTTCATCAGCACCCGACTGGTCCTATTGGGATGTGGAAACGCGGCGCAGCTTTCTGGAGCTGGCTCAAGAACTCGGAGAGAACTGGACACTCAAGGGCACTGTGACGCACCTGGACATGCTCTCGGATACCCAGTTGCTCTACATTTATGGTATGCCGGATGCCGCGACTGGCCGAGTCGATGCCAGTCAGCTCACCATCAGTAAATATGACCGGCATCTGGAGCAGTGGATAGCCGACTTGCACGCTAAAGGCGACATCGAACTGCTTGGGCGGACTCATCAGTTGGTGCTGGGCAGTGACTGGAGCCAGAGTCGTAACCAGCAGAGTTCTTTGTACGATGCAGCATCCCAAGGCTTGCCTCCGCTGAACGAGTGGAATGGCAGTTACCCTCAGCCCAGCTTTGGCGAACCGTCGTTTGGTAACGATGCGACTGTCAAAGAGAGAAGTTTCTACAGTGCGGCCAAGCTGGACCTTGCCGATCGCTGGACGGGTGTCGTGGGGGCGCGTCTGAGCTGGCTGGATACCGTTGGCGAACAATATGGCAGCTCACAGGATACGACTTACAACAGCGTTCTGACGCCCTATGCCGGTCTGATCTTCGATGTCACCGATCAGGCGTCGGTCTACGCTAGCCATACCGAAATCTTCCAACCACAGACCGAGATCGACCGCAACGGCGACTATCTCGAACCCATCGACGGGGTGGCACAGGAAATTGGTATCAAGGCCGATCTGTTCAACGGTGGGGCCGATGCTTCCCTGGCGCTGTTCCGCATCGAGCAAAACAACGTGGCCCAGCCGGCTGGTACCTTGCCCGATGGCACATCGATCTACATGGGTGGAGACGGAATCACCAGCGAGGGTGTCGAAGTGACACTGGCAGGCGAACTCGCCGAGGGTTGGCAGGCCAGCGTCGGCTATACCTATCTGGAGATCGAGGATGCCGAAGGAGAGGCGACAAATACCTACATTCCTCGCAATATGCTGCGTGCGATGACTAGCTATCGTCTGCCGTTCATGCCACAGCTCAAGGTTGGGGCCAGGGTGCGCTGGCAGGACGAAATCCATCGCGAGCGTGATTATCTCCCTGGCGAGACGCGGCAGGACGCCTATACCCTGGTCGATCTGATGGCCAGCTACGACATCAGCGAAAGCCTAACTGCTTCCTTGAACGTCAACAACGTGACCGACGAGGAGTACCTGACGAGCCTCAAGTGGGATCAGGCTTTCTCCGGTGCGCCACGCAGTGTGATGGCTAACCTGACTTGGCGATACTGA
- a CDS encoding cellulose binding domain-containing protein — protein sequence MRPFIDASLSSQWNGGFVMEIFLSNQGTQSIVDYRVEFTLDGTITDIWDGVVEAHSGDRYTIVDDDTDNDIAPGETVRFKFKVLTESGRMPFELTVNGTTPEFSPEAQTLLLAETVETQSVASLFDDNGQAIVGPDTTAAELQALIDDAPEGATLHLAAGDYRFDAMIAISRSDISIVGAGRGETRITFTDEALAAGDSHAFLVESKATQFAGYLQQNAALGDDTLSLKTDHGLQAGDTVRIWQDNTEEYFAEIGDTSWQKLNAPLRTSMAKVVSVDGGTVMLDRGVHFDFDGGAAKIQRYDALENVTLRGFTLGYELGTPDKASFSNTLPDLAGYQAIKLNGTVAAHLSDIEVVNGPSTAFEFALSLDLHADSLGAHGAFNKGSGGNGYAFELRESYDGTLSNLEDSGMRHSVLFASWRSSVGNDIHVTSTDRDINFHGGQDHGNSVHVERSLRDADSDGLSPVVWYNDGGETFGAITEAGANQITFDYVIGSRRDDTIQGTDNGVYLDGALGHDTLIGGAGNDILRGGRGNDVLDGGAGIDTAHMEQNHDAYTVRFDDDGSIHMAGGSEDTDTLVGIERVLFADGIMLDVATRTLSQGEVPSAPTPEEILAGAEEDMSDIAVSSPISDVLESGAEIADETVTAPTITASDMEVGLSVVSRWTSGYVMRVEIANHSASDVASPEISFTLPAEITTFYGATLLARDGDTYRIAYDGSDTLKADGVMRFSFKAYAPVSEAPTSLTLNGTGLTLHPEDLVAGEAADPVLLDALAPAPTAADFLVLTSQVTKTWSGGYMSEVLVTNISDVVIEQPLVSFRLPGTITDMWNGEYTATEEGYVVNALNGGTVLDPGETWRVSYKVRDDSQALPENLNAEGELVGIPTVEDDGLIGGESDDVLLGTAASDTLYGGLGADSLTGGEGGDRFVYLSTYESTPFDSDIIVDFDRGEGDLIDLSGIDADLASEGEQAFAWVGNAAFSGTAGELRNEGGLVQGDVNGDGVVDLQINVLGVDGLRTEDFLL from the coding sequence ATGCGTCCCTTCATCGATGCCTCTCTCAGCAGCCAATGGAATGGCGGCTTCGTGATGGAGATTTTCCTCTCCAACCAGGGAACCCAATCGATCGTCGACTATCGGGTCGAATTCACACTGGACGGCACCATCACCGATATCTGGGATGGCGTGGTCGAGGCACACAGCGGCGATCGCTATACCATCGTCGACGACGACACCGACAACGACATCGCCCCGGGCGAGACGGTGCGCTTCAAGTTCAAGGTACTGACCGAAAGCGGACGGATGCCCTTCGAACTGACGGTCAATGGCACCACTCCCGAATTCTCACCCGAAGCGCAGACGCTGCTGCTCGCCGAGACCGTCGAGACCCAGTCGGTCGCCAGCCTGTTCGACGACAACGGCCAGGCCATCGTCGGCCCCGATACCACTGCCGCTGAGTTGCAGGCACTGATCGACGACGCCCCGGAGGGGGCCACACTGCATCTGGCGGCCGGTGACTATCGCTTCGATGCCATGATCGCCATCTCTCGCTCCGACATCAGCATCGTGGGAGCCGGGCGCGGCGAGACGCGCATCACCTTCACCGACGAAGCCCTCGCCGCGGGCGACTCGCATGCCTTCCTGGTGGAGAGCAAGGCGACTCAGTTTGCCGGCTATCTCCAGCAGAATGCCGCGTTGGGCGACGACACTCTGTCGCTCAAGACCGACCATGGCTTGCAGGCCGGCGATACCGTACGCATCTGGCAGGACAACACGGAAGAGTACTTCGCCGAGATCGGCGATACCTCCTGGCAGAAACTGAATGCTCCGTTGCGCACCAGCATGGCCAAGGTGGTCTCGGTGGACGGCGGCACGGTGATGCTCGACCGAGGCGTCCACTTCGATTTCGACGGCGGCGCGGCCAAGATACAGCGTTACGATGCGCTGGAGAACGTGACCCTGCGGGGCTTCACGCTGGGATACGAGCTGGGTACGCCCGACAAGGCATCGTTCAGCAACACACTCCCGGATCTGGCCGGCTACCAGGCGATCAAGTTGAACGGTACGGTGGCTGCCCACCTCAGCGACATCGAAGTGGTCAATGGCCCCTCTACCGCCTTCGAGTTCGCCCTCTCCCTCGACCTGCATGCCGACTCGCTCGGTGCGCACGGCGCCTTCAACAAGGGCAGCGGGGGCAATGGCTATGCCTTCGAGCTGCGCGAGAGCTACGATGGCACCCTGAGCAACCTCGAGGACTCGGGCATGCGTCATAGCGTGCTGTTCGCCTCGTGGCGCTCCTCGGTGGGCAACGACATTCACGTAACGTCCACGGATCGCGACATCAATTTCCACGGCGGCCAGGACCATGGCAATAGCGTGCATGTCGAGCGCTCCCTCCGCGACGCCGATTCCGACGGGCTCTCGCCCGTCGTGTGGTACAACGACGGCGGCGAGACGTTCGGTGCCATCACCGAGGCCGGTGCCAACCAGATCACGTTCGACTATGTGATCGGCTCGCGCCGTGACGACACCATCCAGGGAACCGACAACGGCGTCTATCTCGACGGCGCCCTGGGTCACGATACGCTGATCGGCGGCGCCGGAAACGACATCCTGCGTGGCGGCCGGGGCAACGATGTTCTCGACGGCGGCGCCGGTATCGACACCGCCCACATGGAGCAGAACCACGACGCCTATACCGTTCGCTTCGACGACGACGGCAGCATTCACATGGCGGGTGGCAGCGAAGACACCGATACGCTGGTCGGCATCGAAAGGGTGCTGTTCGCCGATGGCATCATGCTCGATGTCGCCACCCGCACCCTCTCCCAGGGAGAGGTACCGAGCGCTCCTACGCCGGAGGAGATCCTCGCCGGGGCGGAAGAAGACATGAGCGACATCGCCGTGTCATCTCCGATTTCGGACGTCCTCGAGTCGGGGGCGGAAATTGCCGATGAGACGGTAACCGCACCCACTATCACTGCCAGCGACATGGAAGTGGGACTGAGTGTGGTCAGCCGCTGGACCAGCGGCTATGTGATGCGCGTGGAGATCGCCAACCACTCGGCCAGCGATGTCGCCAGCCCCGAGATCTCCTTCACGCTACCCGCGGAGATCACCACCTTCTACGGCGCCACCCTGCTAGCGCGTGACGGCGATACGTACCGGATCGCCTACGATGGCAGTGATACGCTCAAGGCGGACGGTGTCATGCGCTTCTCCTTCAAGGCCTATGCGCCGGTCAGCGAGGCGCCGACCTCGCTGACCCTGAACGGTACCGGCCTGACCCTCCACCCAGAGGACCTGGTTGCCGGCGAGGCGGCAGATCCCGTGCTGCTCGACGCACTCGCCCCTGCCCCCACCGCGGCGGATTTCCTGGTGCTCACCAGCCAAGTCACCAAGACCTGGTCGGGCGGCTACATGAGCGAGGTGCTGGTCACCAACATCTCGGACGTCGTCATCGAGCAGCCGTTGGTGAGCTTCCGCCTCCCCGGGACCATTACCGACATGTGGAACGGAGAATATACGGCCACTGAGGAAGGCTATGTGGTGAACGCTCTCAATGGCGGCACGGTGCTGGATCCCGGCGAGACATGGCGCGTCTCCTACAAGGTGCGCGATGACAGCCAGGCCCTGCCCGAAAACCTCAACGCCGAAGGCGAGCTGGTTGGCATACCCACCGTGGAGGACGATGGCCTCATCGGCGGCGAAAGCGACGACGTCCTTCTGGGCACGGCGGCCAGCGATACCCTCTACGGTGGCCTGGGTGCCGACAGCCTGACCGGCGGCGAGGGGGGCGATCGCTTCGTCTACCTCTCGACCTACGAGTCCACGCCCTTCGACAGCGATATCATCGTCGACTTCGACCGCGGTGAAGGCGACCTGATCGACCTCTCGGGCATCGATGCGGATCTGGCCAGCGAAGGCGAGCAGGCGTTTGCCTGGGTCGGCAACGCCGCCTTCAGCGGCACGGCAGGCGAGCTGCGCAACGAAGGCGGATTGGTACAGGGCGACGTCAACGGCGACGGCGTCGTCGACCTGCAGATCAACGTGCTGGGCGTCGACGGCCTGCGCACCGAGGATTTCCTGCTCTAG
- a CDS encoding DUF3450 domain-containing protein, whose product MRSFRQPCLLCLLWLGLVTAASADPAVREEARQAQRSQAELQARIDAADDASRAMLEELRELERAERRLARENAELAPRIERQAESLRRREQALDTLEETRDALPALQARMVDRLERWIESDMPFLREERLARVASLRSRIGELSAAERWERIVEAWRAELEYGREVDAWRGYLGDGESRREVDYLRLGRVGFYYLTPDGRAGRAWQADAGSWAALDETQRREVRNGLRIARDRRAPELLSVPLSQPLESVEDDT is encoded by the coding sequence GTGAGATCGTTTCGTCAACCCTGCCTTCTGTGTTTGCTCTGGCTGGGTCTTGTCACCGCAGCCAGCGCCGACCCCGCTGTTCGCGAAGAGGCCAGGCAGGCCCAGCGCAGCCAGGCCGAGTTGCAGGCGCGTATCGACGCCGCCGATGACGCATCGCGGGCCATGCTCGAGGAGCTGCGCGAGCTGGAGCGCGCCGAACGGCGGCTGGCACGCGAGAACGCCGAACTCGCCCCGCGGATCGAGCGCCAGGCGGAGTCCCTGCGCCGGCGTGAGCAGGCTCTGGATACCCTGGAGGAGACCCGCGACGCCTTGCCGGCACTCCAGGCTCGGATGGTCGATCGGCTCGAGCGGTGGATCGAGAGCGATATGCCCTTCCTGCGCGAGGAGCGCCTGGCACGCGTCGCCAGCCTGCGTTCACGGATCGGTGAGCTGTCCGCCGCCGAGCGCTGGGAGCGGATCGTCGAAGCCTGGCGCGCCGAGCTGGAGTACGGTCGCGAGGTCGATGCCTGGCGCGGTTACCTCGGCGATGGGGAGTCGCGTCGCGAGGTGGACTACCTGCGCCTGGGTCGCGTGGGCTTCTACTATCTGACGCCGGACGGCCGCGCCGGACGAGCCTGGCAGGCCGATGCGGGCAGCTGGGCGGCGCTGGACGAGACACAGCGGCGCGAAGTTCGCAACGGGCTACGCATCGCGCGCGACCGCCGCGCACCGGAACTGCTCAGCGTGCCGCTGTCGCAGCCGCTCGAGTCAGTGGAGGACGACACATGA
- a CDS encoding MotA/TolQ/ExbB proton channel family protein: MTVTRVAAGLLAALWLSTGLTQVQAQTEPLESLRAEREAAEGRDRARLAELVEDREALEAALEEARASHAEAEARHAKLQQRARELDERAEAIEARQNEQGDELEAILASLKRHSGELRDGLADSWLLVGGAELPPRLDDAEVLELEHLEAFADSLVGLTVDTGRVIRFEAPVADAGGEVAPREVVRLGDFAAFTDSHLLRRGADGEGLSVVERTPPEVVDGLAAFHAGESRELTLDPTRGEVMAALAQRPSLPERFHQGGAVGYVVVGLGAIGLLVALLQYAYLLKVTLAMRRQLRDLDALREDNPLGRVLLRFGALRDDPVPEALEARLDEAVLAELPRLERGQPIVKLLAAVAPLLGLLGTVTGMIVTFQAITVFGTGDPQLMAGGISQALVTTVLGLITAVPLLFAHTALAGRSRRLAGLVEGQASAALAEQLEQRPHGPDSITGSARRDPALA; this comes from the coding sequence ATGACAGTGACACGTGTTGCCGCGGGCCTGCTGGCAGCGCTCTGGCTGAGCACTGGCCTGACTCAGGTGCAAGCCCAAACGGAACCGCTCGAAAGCCTGCGTGCCGAGCGCGAAGCCGCCGAGGGCCGTGACCGCGCGCGCCTGGCCGAGCTGGTCGAGGATCGCGAGGCGCTCGAGGCGGCCCTGGAAGAGGCGCGCGCCTCGCATGCCGAGGCCGAGGCGCGTCACGCAAAACTGCAGCAGAGGGCACGCGAGCTGGATGAACGAGCCGAAGCCATCGAGGCGCGCCAGAACGAGCAGGGCGACGAACTCGAGGCGATCCTGGCGTCGCTGAAGCGGCATAGCGGCGAGCTGCGCGACGGTCTGGCGGACAGCTGGCTGCTCGTCGGCGGTGCCGAGTTGCCGCCCCGCCTCGATGATGCCGAGGTGCTCGAACTCGAGCATCTCGAAGCCTTCGCCGACAGCCTGGTCGGACTGACCGTCGACACCGGCCGCGTGATCCGCTTCGAAGCCCCGGTAGCGGATGCCGGTGGGGAAGTTGCCCCCCGTGAAGTCGTGCGTCTGGGCGATTTCGCCGCCTTCACCGACAGCCACCTGCTACGCCGGGGTGCCGATGGCGAGGGGCTGTCCGTGGTCGAGCGCACGCCGCCCGAAGTGGTCGACGGCCTCGCGGCCTTCCATGCCGGTGAGTCGCGGGAGCTGACACTGGACCCGACCCGTGGTGAGGTGATGGCGGCCCTGGCGCAGCGTCCCAGCCTGCCCGAGCGTTTCCACCAGGGCGGTGCCGTGGGCTACGTGGTGGTCGGCCTGGGCGCCATCGGCCTGCTGGTGGCGCTGCTGCAGTATGCCTACCTGCTCAAGGTGACCCTGGCCATGCGTCGCCAGCTGCGCGATCTCGACGCCCTGCGCGAGGACAACCCGCTCGGCCGCGTGCTGCTGCGCTTCGGGGCGCTGAGGGACGACCCGGTGCCGGAAGCGCTGGAGGCCCGCCTCGACGAAGCGGTGCTGGCCGAGCTACCGCGCCTCGAGCGCGGCCAGCCGATCGTCAAGCTGCTGGCCGCCGTGGCGCCGCTGCTGGGGCTGCTGGGCACCGTCACCGGAATGATCGTGACCTTCCAGGCGATCACCGTATTCGGCACCGGCGATCCGCAGCTGATGGCCGGCGGCATCAGTCAGGCGCTGGTGACGACCGTGCTGGGCCTGATCACCGCCGTGCCGCTGCTGTTCGCGCATACGGCGCTGGCGGGTCGCAGCCGTCGCCTGGCGGGGCTGGTGGAGGGACAGGCCAGCGCCGCCCTGGCCGAGCAGCTCGAGCAGCGCCCGCATGGGCCCGACAGCATCACCGGGAGTGCTCGCCGTGATCCCGCTCTGGCTTGA
- a CDS encoding MotA/TolQ/ExbB proton channel family protein produces MGPTASPGVLAVIPLWLEPLQRLVEAGGSVLVVIALVAMLLFSLALERVWYFRITYRHARRALIARWAARQDHLSWSALTLREAWARELIGRLRRPLPWLRLLVALCPLLGLLGTVTGMIAVFDSLAMTDTSQARAMADGVARATLPTLTSMAVAVVGLLFTSRLEQIIRREDQRLHDRLARAVEDTDA; encoded by the coding sequence ATGGGCCCGACAGCATCACCGGGAGTGCTCGCCGTGATCCCGCTCTGGCTTGAGCCGCTGCAGCGCCTGGTCGAGGCGGGCGGCTCGGTCCTGGTGGTGATCGCGCTGGTCGCCATGCTGCTGTTCAGCCTGGCGCTGGAGCGGGTGTGGTATTTCCGCATCACCTACCGCCACGCGCGGCGTGCCCTGATCGCTCGCTGGGCGGCGCGCCAGGATCACTTGAGCTGGAGCGCGCTCACGCTGCGCGAAGCCTGGGCGCGGGAGCTGATCGGGCGGCTGCGCCGGCCGCTGCCGTGGCTCAGGCTGCTGGTGGCGCTGTGCCCGCTGCTGGGGCTGCTGGGCACGGTGACCGGCATGATCGCCGTGTTCGACAGCCTGGCGATGACCGATACCAGCCAGGCCCGCGCCATGGCCGATGGCGTAGCCCGGGCTACCCTGCCGACCCTGACCAGCATGGCGGTGGCGGTGGTGGGGCTGTTGTTCACCAGCCGCCTCGAGCAGATCATTCGTCGCGAGGACCAGCGGCTGCACGACCGCCTGGCCCGTGCCGTGGAGGATACCGATGCGTAG
- a CDS encoding ExbD/TolR family protein has product MRRRRLGADDGEASEVNLTPMLDVVFIMLIFFIVTTSFIKESGVEIERPESSAASPRPDAQVMVAITPEGAVWVDGRAVDLHRVGGEVAGLVSDDGSVVIQADRDSTTGLLIEVMDRIREAGVEQVAVAASRSRS; this is encoded by the coding sequence ATGCGTAGACGCCGCCTTGGCGCCGATGACGGCGAGGCCAGCGAAGTCAACCTGACGCCGATGCTGGACGTCGTCTTCATCATGCTGATCTTCTTCATCGTCACCACCAGCTTCATCAAGGAGAGCGGGGTGGAGATCGAGCGACCCGAATCCAGCGCCGCTTCCCCGCGGCCCGATGCCCAGGTGATGGTTGCCATCACGCCCGAGGGGGCGGTGTGGGTCGACGGTCGCGCGGTGGATCTGCATCGCGTTGGTGGCGAGGTGGCCGGGCTGGTCAGCGACGACGGCTCGGTGGTGATCCAGGCCGACCGCGACTCGACGACCGGCCTGCTGATCGAAGTGATGGATCGCATCCGCGAGGCCGGCGTGGAGCAGGTGGCGGTGGCCGCGAGCCGGAGCCGGTCGTGA
- a CDS encoding energy transducer TonB — protein MTRIPFSSLGGVALALLLFWLLALLVAPPEEEFDVIDESLTMSMIEAPEVVEEEVAEPSAEPPPPQAEATPPPRPEPLPPLESEIAMPEPELPPETVEPLELDTSLPELSEVRPEPPPQPAPEPRPEPEPEPAPEPSPSPAAPSATPESAAEQAAPAEQGPVDVGQIAPTNRVPPEYPLRAQRRGLEGHVELQFLIRPDGSVDRSSIRVVESQPRNVFDSAAEQAVARWQFEPASGVRRARQRLEFQLR, from the coding sequence GTGACGCGCATTCCTTTTTCCTCGCTGGGCGGGGTGGCTCTCGCCCTGCTGCTGTTCTGGCTGCTGGCCCTGCTGGTGGCGCCGCCCGAGGAGGAGTTCGACGTCATCGACGAGAGTCTGACGATGAGCATGATCGAGGCGCCCGAGGTCGTGGAAGAGGAGGTGGCGGAACCCAGCGCCGAACCGCCGCCTCCCCAGGCCGAAGCGACCCCGCCGCCTCGGCCGGAGCCGCTGCCCCCGCTGGAGAGCGAGATCGCCATGCCCGAGCCGGAGCTGCCGCCGGAGACGGTAGAGCCGCTCGAGCTCGACACCAGCCTGCCCGAACTCAGTGAGGTCCGGCCGGAGCCGCCGCCGCAGCCCGCTCCGGAGCCCCGGCCCGAACCCGAGCCGGAACCAGCGCCCGAGCCGAGCCCGTCACCGGCGGCGCCGAGCGCCACGCCGGAGTCGGCAGCCGAACAGGCGGCTCCCGCCGAGCAGGGGCCGGTGGATGTCGGCCAGATCGCCCCGACCAATCGCGTACCGCCGGAGTACCCCCTGCGTGCACAGCGGCGCGGCCTGGAAGGGCACGTGGAGCTGCAGTTCCTGATTCGTCCCGACGGCAGCGTCGATCGCTCATCCATCCGTGTGGTCGAGTCGCAGCCACGAAACGTCTTCGATTCGGCCGCCGAGCAGGCCGTGGCGCGCTGGCAGTTCGAGCCGGCCAGCGGCGTGCGGCGTGCGCGGCAGCGCCTCGAATTTCAGTTGAGGTGA
- a CDS encoding tetratricopeptide repeat protein, whose translation MRALRNLLVCGLVIGAGLLVAPIAAAQAPALSGDIIADLERLQQALRQGEHERVAERARAQAQRFEGGNAADRWAGALYRQLAAGAAAGVGQHEAAAEQLRQARRTQEAPQAQRDRWLQEEARLRLAAGQTEEAVTLWLDWHQRHDGSPDDRWRLARALAELERWEEAASWVERALAADPTPGERRQALAATVFQRAGRGEQALESLETSLNAQAEPAAWRRAAALAQGLGDAQRAAAIWEAGWRFGVLAGEDDLRQRIELHLAAGTPARAAEYLQVALEDGALPDTQDNRRLLARAWEAARDRERALEAWHVLARRSGEGQDWRRLGLLAHAWGRPELARQAMQQAQRRGEEIDPRWLSTR comes from the coding sequence ATGCGTGCCTTACGAAATCTCCTGGTTTGTGGTCTCGTCATTGGTGCGGGGCTGTTGGTCGCGCCGATAGCAGCGGCCCAGGCGCCGGCGCTCTCCGGCGATATCATCGCCGACCTGGAGCGGCTCCAGCAGGCGCTACGGCAAGGCGAACACGAGCGGGTGGCCGAGCGTGCTCGTGCCCAGGCGCAGCGCTTCGAAGGTGGCAATGCCGCCGACCGCTGGGCCGGCGCCCTGTATCGTCAACTGGCCGCGGGTGCCGCGGCCGGAGTAGGGCAGCACGAAGCAGCCGCCGAGCAACTGCGCCAGGCGCGACGCACCCAGGAGGCACCGCAGGCGCAGCGTGACCGCTGGCTGCAGGAAGAGGCCCGGCTGCGCTTGGCGGCCGGCCAGACGGAAGAGGCAGTAACGCTGTGGCTCGACTGGCATCAGCGACATGACGGCAGCCCCGACGACCGTTGGCGCCTGGCGCGTGCCTTGGCGGAGCTCGAGCGCTGGGAGGAAGCGGCGTCGTGGGTCGAGCGCGCCCTGGCCGCCGACCCGACCCCGGGCGAGCGCCGCCAGGCGCTGGCGGCTACCGTGTTCCAGCGTGCCGGGCGCGGCGAGCAGGCGCTGGAAAGCCTGGAAACTTCGCTGAACGCGCAGGCCGAGCCCGCCGCATGGCGCCGGGCGGCGGCATTGGCCCAGGGGCTGGGCGACGCGCAACGGGCCGCGGCGATCTGGGAGGCCGGCTGGCGGTTCGGGGTGCTGGCAGGGGAGGACGATCTACGCCAGCGCATCGAGCTGCACCTGGCCGCCGGCACGCCCGCCCGGGCCGCGGAATACCTGCAGGTGGCGCTGGAGGATGGGGCACTGCCCGACACCCAGGACAATCGGCGTCTGTTGGCTCGCGCCTGGGAAGCGGCCCGCGATCGCGAGCGCGCGCTCGAGGCCTGGCACGTGCTGGCGCGGCGCAGTGGAGAAGGCCAGGACTGGCGGCGCCTGGGCCTGCTGGCGCACGCCTGGGGGCGGCCCGAGCTGGCCCGGCAGGCCATGCAGCAGGCGCAGCGTCGTGGAGAAGAGATTGACCCGCGCTGGCTCTCGACCCGCTAG